One Rhodothermales bacterium genomic window, GATCCTCGGAGAGCTGCTTCACGCCGAGACCGACGCGTTGCTTCTGCTGGTCGATGTCCAGCACCACGCACTCGACCTCGTCGCCCTTCTTGTACTTCTCGTTGGGGTGCGAGATCTTCTCGGTCCAGGACATGTCCGAGACGTGCAGCAGGCCGTCGATCCCCGGCTCGATCTCGATGAACGCGCCGTAGTTGGCGAGGTTCCGGATCTTGCCGTTGATGATCGTGCCCGCGGGCCCGGGTCGCGCCACGCGGGAGCAACCGGGAGGACCGCGAGCCGGGGCTCCCGATCGCGCAAACGGGCAGTATAGAGCGAAACGCAGAGGTCAGAGCGCTGGTGAGGACGACGCCGCGGTCCGGCTGGGTCCCTCCGCAGTGTGTTTCACTCGACGAAAGAATGACTCGACCGTTCCAATGCGCTAGGTCTCATGCGAGACTACAGTTCGTGAGACGCCATAGGAGGCCCAGTGATGACGATCCAGCTGGCACTGATCTCGGTAGTGACGGCTGCTGCATTTGGCGGTGGGGAACCGCAGACACTCCTCGTGCCGTCTGAGTACGCCACGATCCAATCAGCAATCGAGGCGGCCTCCGCCGGCGACGAAGTCGTCGTCGCACCCGGCCTCTACTACGAGGCCGTTGACTTCCTGGGTAAGGCCATCACCGTCCGCAGCTCTGACGGCCCGCTGGTGACGACGATCGATCCGTTCAAGGAGGATCCCCCACGCTGCGACCAGAGGGAGCCATGCGTTCAATTCACGACGTCCGAAGGGCGAGATAGCGTACTGAGGGGTTTCACCCTGACCGACGGCCTCGGTTTCTTCAAAGGTGGCGGTTGCTCCTTTGAGGGTGGTGGCGTCTACATCCTGCAGGCCAGCCCCACAATTGAGGATTGCATTTTCTTCGAGAACTCCCATCAGGCCGGTGGCCTCGCCTTTTCCATCGGATCTCCCCGAATTGATGGCTGCTACTTCGAGGCGAACGAGAGCGCCGTGAGAGGCGAAGGTATTGGCGCCCACGCAGAGTTCTACGATTGCGTTTTTCGGGCGCACGGCGACACGGTCTTCATATCAAGTTCGGCGACCGTCACCCTCGAACGCTGTCGGATCTTCTCGTCCTCTGTAGCCGGGCTGCGCGGCGGCGCCCACGCGACGGCTGTCGTGATCGACAGTGTCTTTGGTGAGAACTTCAAGGGCGTTGAGATTGCCCCGGCCCTCGAGCTTACGGTCTCCGGCACCCTGTTTTGCGACAATGAGATC contains:
- a CDS encoding right-handed parallel beta-helix repeat-containing protein; its protein translation is MTIQLALISVVTAAAFGGGEPQTLLVPSEYATIQSAIEAASAGDEVVVAPGLYYEAVDFLGKAITVRSSDGPLVTTIDPFKEDPPRCDQREPCVQFTTSEGRDSVLRGFTLTDGLGFFKGGGCSFEGGGVYILQASPTIEDCIFFENSHQAGGLAFSIGSPRIDGCYFEANESAVRGEGIGAHAEFYDCVFRAHGDTVFISSSATVTLERCRIFSSSVAGLRGGAHATAVVIDSVFGENFKGVEIAPALELTVSGTLFCDNEIADIEGDYVDAGGNQFLKTCPPLEDIDLDGIVGFTDLLSVLTSWGICVGCPADIDFSGEVNFLDLLSVLAAWG
- a CDS encoding S1 RNA-binding domain-containing protein — translated: MRFALYCPFARSGAPARGPPGCSRVARPGPAGTIINGKIRNLANYGAFIEIEPGIDGLLHVSDMSWTEKISHPNEKYKKGDEVECVVLDIDQQKQRVGLGVKQLSED